In a genomic window of Xenopus laevis strain J_2021 chromosome 5S, Xenopus_laevis_v10.1, whole genome shotgun sequence:
- the LOC108717423 gene encoding heparan sulfate glucosamine 3-O-sulfotransferase 5: protein MLFKQQALLRQKLFVLGSLAVGSLLYLVARVGSLDRLPPICPVEGRFGSHSQDAITLRAMQFKRGLLHEFRKGNATKEQIRLHNLVQQLPKAIIIGVRKGGTRALLEMLNLHPAVVKASQEIHFFDNDENYAKGIEWYRKKMPFSHPQQITIEKSPAYFITDEVPERIYKMNSSIKLLIIVREPTTRAISDYTQVLEGKERKNKTYYKFEKMAMDSNTCEVNTKYKAVRTSIYTKHLERWLKYFPIEQFHIVDGDRLITEPLPELQLVEKFLNLPPRISQYNLYFNSTRGFYCLRFNIVFNKCLAGSKGRIHPEVDPSVITKLHKFFHPFNQKFYQITGRTFNWP, encoded by the exons ATGCTATTCAAACAGCAGGCGTTGCTGAGACAGAAGCTCTTTGTTCTAGGCAGTCTTGCTGTTGGAAGTCTCCTGTATCTAGTTGCCAGAGTTGGGAGCTTGGATAG GCTGCCACCAATCTGTCCAGTTGAAGGGAGATTCGGATCACATAGCCAGGATGCAATCACTCTCAGAGCTATGCAGTTTAAGAGAGGACTCCTCCATGAATTTCGGAAAGGCAATGCCACTAAAGAGCAAATCCGACTTCACAATTTGGTTCAGCAGCTACCAAAGGCCATTATCATTGGGGTGAGAAAAGGAGGAACCAGAGCACTACTGGAGATGTTAAATTTACATCCAGCTGTGGTCAAGGCATCCcaagaaattcatttttttgataACGATGAAAACTATGCCAAAGGAATTGAGTGGTACAGGAAAAAAATGCCCTTTTCCCATCCGCAGCAAATCACAATAGAGAAGAGCCCGGCATACTTCATAACAGACGAGGTCCCAGAAAGGATTTACAAAATGAACTCCTCCATTAAGTTGCTCATCATTGTCAGAGAACCAACCACCAGAGCTATTTCTGACTACACACAGGTGCTAGagggaaaagaaaggaaaaataaaacctattataAATTTGAGAAGATGGCCATGGATTCTAACACCTGTGAGGTGAACACCAAGTACAAGGCCGTGAGGACCAGTATCTACACCAAACACTTAGAAAGGTGGCTGAAATATTTTCCCATTGAACAGTTCCACATTGTGGATGGGGATCGACTTATCACAGAGCCATTGCCAGAGCTTCAGTTGGTGGAAAAATTTCTCAATCTTCCACCCAGGATAAGTCAATACAACTTGTACTTTAATTCGACCAGAGGGTTTTACTGCTTGCGATTTAACATTGTCTTCAACAAGTGCCTGGCAGGCAGCAAGGGTCGTATACATCCAGAAGTCGATCCCTCGGTCATTACCAAATTGCACAAATTCTTTCATCCATTCAATCAAAAGTTTTATCAGATTACTGGAAGGACATTTAATTGGCCATAG